A single Oryctolagus cuniculus chromosome 18, mOryCun1.1, whole genome shotgun sequence DNA region contains:
- the MMP15 gene encoding matrix metalloproteinase-15 yields MGSDRGAPGRPGCREAVARPRLLPLLLALLGCLGRGAAAEDAEVHAENWLRLYGYLPQPSRHMSTLRSAQILASALAEMQRFYGIPVTGVLDEETKAWMKRPRCGVPDQFGVHVKANLRRRRKRYALTGRKWSNNHLTFSIQNYTEKLGWYHSMEAVRRAFRVWEQATPLVFQEVPYEDIRLRRQREADIMVLFASGFHGDSSPFDGTGGFLAHAYFPGPGLGGDTHFDADEPWTSSSTDLHGNSLFLVAVHELGHALGLEHSSNPSAIMAPFYQWMDTDNFQLPEDDLRGIQQLYGTPDGQPQPTRPLPTVTARRPGRPDHRPPRPPQPSPPRGKPERPPKPGPPAQPRATERPDQYGPNICDGDFDTVAMLRGEMFVFKGRWFWRVRHNRVLDNYPMPIGHFWRGLPSDISAAYERQDGRFVFFKGDRYWIFREANLEPGYPQPLTSYGLGIPYDRIDTAIWWEPTGHTFFFQEDRYWRFNEETQHGDPGYPKPISVWQGIPASPKGAFLSNDAAYTYFYKGSKYWKFDNERLRMEPGYPKSILRDFMGCQEQAEPGPRWPDVARQPFNPDGGAEPRPDGDDGGGEDSAGGGEGDFGGGADQDEDGGSRVVVQMEEVARTVHVVMVLVPLLLLLCILGLAYALVQMQRKGAPRVLLYCKRSLQEWV; encoded by the exons AACTGGCTGCGGCTCTACGGCTACCTGCCCCAGCCTAGCCGCCACATGTCCACCCTGCGCTCCGCCCAGATCCTGGCCTCGGCCCTCGCGGAGATGCAGCGCTTCTACGGGATCCCCGTCACAGGGGTGCTTGACGAAGAGACTAAGGC GTGGATGAAGCGGCCCCGCTGTGGGGTGCCGGACCAGTTCGGGGTGCACGTGAAAGCCAACCTGCGGCGGAGGCGGAAACGCTACGCCCTCACcggcaggaagtggagcaacaaccACCTGACGTTCAG CATCCAGAACTACACAGAGAAGCTGGGCTGGTACCACTCGATGGAGGCCGTGCGCAGGGCCTTCCGCGTGTGGGAGCAGGCCACGCCCCTGGTCTTCCAGGAGGTGCCCTACGAGGACATCCGGCTGCGGCGCCAGAGGGAGGCCGACATCATGGTGCTGTTCGCCTCCGGCTTCCATGGTGACAGCTCACCCTTCGATGGCACTGGGGGCTTCCTGGCCCACGCGTACTTCCCCGGCCCCGGCCTGGGCGGGGACACCCACTTCGACGCCGATGAGCCCTGGACCTCCTCCAGCACTGACCTGCATG GGAACAGCCTGTTCTTGGTGGCAGTGCACGAGCTGGGCCACGCACTGGGGCTGGAGCACTCGAGCAACCCCAGTGCCATCATGGCGCCGTTCTACCAGTGGATGGACACGGACAACTTCCAGCTGCCCGAGGACGACCTCCGCGGCATCCAGCAGCTGTATG GCACCCCAGACGGTCAACCGCAGCCCACCCGGCCTCTCCCCACTGTGACAGCCCGGCGACCAGGCCGTCCAGACCACCGGCCTCCTAGGCCCCCCCAGCCATCACCTCCACGGGGGAAGCCAGAGCGGCCCCCAAAGCCAGGGCCCCCAGCGCAGCCCCGAGCCACAGAGCGGCCCGACCAGTATGGCCCCAACATCTGCGATGGCGACTTTGACACGGTGGCCATGCTTCGCGGGGAGATGTTCGTGTTCaag ggccgctGGTTCTGGCGAGTCCGGCACAACCGCGTCCTGGACAACTATCCCATGCCCATCGGCCACTTCTGGCGGGGGCTGCCCAGTGACATCAGCGCCGCCTACGAGCGCCAAGATGGCCGTTTTGTCTTTTTCAAAG GTGATCGCTACTGGATCTTCCGAGAAGCCAACCTGGAGCCCGGCTACCCGCAGCCACTGaccagctatggcctgggcatCCCATACGACCGCATCGACACGGCCATCTGGTGGGAGCCCACAGGCCACACCTTCTTCTTCCAAGAGGACAG ATACTGGCGCTTCAACGAGGAGACACAGCACGGAGACCCCGGCTACCCCAAGCCCATCAGTGTCTGGCAGGGGATTCCAGCCTCCCCCAAAGGGGCCTTCCTGAGCAATGATGCAG CCTACACCTACTTCTACAAGGGCAGCAAGTACTGGAAATTCGACAACGAGCGCCTGCGCATGGAGCCTGGCTACCCCAAGTCCATCCTGCGGGACTTCATGGGCTGCCAGGAGCAAGCGGAGCCAGGACCCCGATGGCCGGATGTGGCCCGGCAGCCCTTCAACCCCGACGGGGGTGCGGAGCCCAGGCCGGATGGCGATGACGGCGGCGGGGAGGACagtgcggggggcggggagggggactTCGGAGGAGGTGCTGACCAGGACGAGGACGGGGGCAGCCGCGTGGTGGTGCAGATGGAGGAGGTGGCGCGGACGGTGCACGTGGTGATGGTGCTggtgccgctgctgctgctgctgtgcatCCTGGGCCTGGCGTACGCGCTGGTGCAGATGCAGCGCAAAGGCGCGCCGCGCGTGCTGCTCTACTGCAAACGCTCCCTGCAGGAGTGGGTCTGA